A genomic window from Silene latifolia isolate original U9 population chromosome Y, ASM4854445v1, whole genome shotgun sequence includes:
- the LOC141633003 gene encoding uncharacterized protein LOC141633003, with protein MDPTLITQEKKLLQDYLLVKRAEMQVLFQRAKVQHLQLNDLSTRFFYSKLADRRLRNSICRIHDEDGNLCIGTEEISAGFISYYKHLLGSSSPVTSLPSHLFQQDTLSSDVGNPLEQQIRVPEILDALKSIDRNKSPGIDGYSSGFFLDAWNVVGTDFKAVVLEFFQTCYLPKVATATLLVLIPKMETPLTVKDFRPIACCTTFYKVVSKIIANRLKSVLDSIIGPEQAAFVANRDIFYNTMLAHELVSKYGRAYLTPRCLLKVDIRKAFDSVNWCFLKDSLIYLNFPTRYLGLPLFNARITQDMYQPLLDKIKGRVMQWANHNLSYVGKALLINSVIFGLNNFWGASVLLPKGIAKKIAKLCKDFLWGINEGARRHVFMKWQLLCSPKLEGGIGIKEVLSWNCSQMLKWVWKLFYRPQCIWTKWVHAYVLKGDCFWDATQTISQSWYWNNVLKMRDLLLRTVGSPDQALLLLQDCTSNGKYDTSAMYDVIRTRGAPVDWSSLVFNAGCHPKHSFIGMLVLQNGLPTVDRLISRGLYLVNRCALCECCSEDLLHLFFACPYSRTVLMDIANWAHFSVISVLLADVLQCFLSTRKTNKQKASLMALLYFLWKERNNRIFRGTQSSPETLCIVIKKVVNLRLYGL; from the exons ATGGATCCTACTCTCATTACTCAGGAGAAAAAGTTGCTTCAGGACTATTTGTTGGTGAAGAGGGCTGAGATGCAAGTACTCTTTCAAAGAGCTAAAGTCCAGCATCTTCAACTTAATGATCTCAGCACTAGATTTTTCTACTCTAAGCTTGCTGATAGAAGGCTCAGAAATAGTATTTGTAGAATTCATGATGAGGATGGGAACCTTTGCATTGGAACTGAGGAGATTTCTGCAGGGTTTATTTCTTATTATAAGCATCTATTGGGCTCCTCTTCCCCTGTCACTTCTCTTCCTTCTCATTTATTTCAACAGGATACTCTCTCCTCTGATGTTGGTAACCCCCTTGAACAGCAGATTAGGGTGCCTGAGATCCTTGATGCCCTTAAATCTATTGATAGGAATAAAAGTCCTGGAATAGATGGGTATTCCTCAGGTTTCTTCTTGGATGCTTGGAATGTGGTTGGGACTGATTTTAAAGCTGTTGTTCTTGAATTCTTCCAGACCTGCTACCTGCCTAAAGTAGCTACTGCCACTTTGTTGGTTCTCATTCCTAAGATGGAAACCCCCCTCACTGTTAAAGATTTTAGACCTATAGCTTGCTGCACCACATTTTACAAGGTGGTGAGTAAAATTATTGCTAATAGGCTAAAATCTGTTCTTGATTCCATCATTGGCCCTGAACAGGCTGCTTTTGTGGCTAATAGGGATATTTTTTATAACACTATGTTGGCTCATGAGTTAGTCTCTAAATATGGTCGTGCTTACCTTACTCCCAGATGCCTTCTTAAGGTAGATATAAGGAAAGCTTTTGATTCTGTTAACTGGTGTTTTCTTAAAGATAGTCTTATTTATCTCAACTTTCCTACTAG GTATCTGGGGCTTCCTTTGTTTAATGCTAGAATCACTCAAGACATGTACCAGCCTCTCTTGGACAAGATTAAAGGTAGGGTTATGCAATGGGCCAATCATAACCTCAGCTATGTAGGTAAGGCACTCCTGATTAATTCTGTCATTTTTGGACTGAATAATTTTTGGGGGGCCAGTGTGCTTTTACCTAAGGGTATAGCCAAGAAAATTGCAAAGCTATGCAAGGATTTCCTCTGGGGTATTAACGAGGGTGCTAGAAGGCATGTTTTTATGAAATGGCAGTTACTATGCTCCCCTAAATTAGAGGGGGGGATAGGTATAAAAGAAGTCCTTAGTTGGAATTGTTCACAAATGCTGAAATGGGTATGGAAGCTCTTCTATAGACCTCAGTGTATCTGGACTAAGTGGGTTCATGCTTATGTGCTTAAAGGTGATTGCTTCTGGGATGCTACTCAAACTATCTCCCAGTCCTGGTATTGGAACAATGTGCTCAAGATGAGAGATCTTCTCCTTAGGACTGTTGGATCCCCTGATCAGGCTCTCCTGTTGCTGCAGGACTGTACTTCCAATGGGAAATATGACACTAGTGCAATGTATGATGTTATTCGTACTAGGGGTGCCCCTGTGGATTGGTCCTCTCTGGTTTTTAATGCTGGCTGCCATCCTAAGCATTCTTTTATTGGAATGTTAGTCTTGCAGAATGGTTTGCCCACTGTTGATCGTCTTATTTCTCGTGGTTTATATTTGGTGAATAGATGTGCTCTATGTGAGTGTTGCTCTGAAGACCTGCTACATCTCTTCTTTGCTTGCCCATATTCTAGGACTGTACTTATGGATATTGCAAATTGGGCACATTTTTCTGTTATCTCTGTTCTGCTTGCAGATGTGTTGCAGTGTTTCCTCTCTACTCGAAAAACAAACAAGCAGAAGGCTAGTCTTATGGCTCTCCTTTATTTTCTGTGGAAGGAAAGGAACAATAGGATCTTTAGAGGGACTCAATCATCCCCTGAAACTCTTTGTATTGTTATTAAGAAAGTTGTAAACCTTCGTTTGTATGGCTTATAG